Proteins from a genomic interval of bacterium:
- a CDS encoding hemolysin III family protein, translated as MTSTPEQHTGHPGLLSTELVNGVTHGVGLGLSIAGLAVLIVLASRYGEPIHIVACAVYGATLTLLYLASTVYHSVQHTRAKRVLRIIDHSAIFLLIAGTYTPFALVVLEGTTGWCVFGVIWGLALVGVVLKLFLTGRFRVASVLVYVGMGWLALFIFEPLAERIGSGGIIWLLAGGIAYTGGLVFYGWKSLPHHHAIWHLFVMAGSTCHFFAVMLHVLPLD; from the coding sequence ATGACGTCGACCCCGGAGCAGCACACCGGCCACCCCGGGCTTCTCAGCACGGAGCTGGTCAACGGCGTGACCCACGGCGTCGGCCTGGGCTTGAGCATCGCCGGCCTGGCGGTGCTGATCGTTCTCGCAAGCCGCTACGGCGAGCCGATCCATATCGTGGCGTGTGCGGTCTACGGCGCGACGCTCACCCTTCTCTACCTGGCTTCGACTGTCTACCACAGTGTCCAGCACACACGCGCCAAGAGAGTGCTGCGGATCATCGACCACTCGGCGATCTTCTTGTTGATCGCCGGCACCTATACGCCCTTTGCCCTCGTGGTGCTCGAGGGGACCACCGGCTGGTGTGTGTTCGGGGTGATCTGGGGTCTCGCCCTGGTCGGCGTGGTCCTTAAATTGTTCCTCACCGGACGCTTTCGCGTCGCGTCGGTTCTGGTCTACGTCGGGATGGGCTGGCTGGCGCTGTTCATCTTCGAGCCGCTGGCCGAGCGGATCGGGAGCGGCGGGATCATCTGGCTTCTCGCCGGCGGCATCGCCTACACGGGCGGGCTGGTGTTCTACGGGTGGAAGTCGCTCCCCCATCACCATGCCATCTGGCATCTCTTCGTGATGGCGGGCAGCACCTGCCACTTCTTTGCGGTGATGCTGCACGTTCTGCCGCTCGATTGA